The DNA segment attaaacgcCGTTGCCGGGGATCGAACCCGGGTCACCCGCGTGACAGGCGGGAATACTCACCACTATACTACAACGACTTGATGTGTTTCAAGATAGAATATATTTTAATAGTTAATaatctataatttttattcacTATTGGTTATTGAAACCAACGATAAGAgtcaattttattttgaataaccAGTAAAAACTTTAAGTTGTCTTTacataaaatgatttttatggatttaaatttatttttattgcctagataatttattttaaaaaattcaaattcatttcACTAATTATTTACACTATATCTATATAACTCacaatgaatttaaaaaattcttacAATATTGGATANTTGTTGAAATATTAATGtattgataataaaatataaagtcGTGAAAATAGTGGGAACGTCAAATGTCTCCGGATGCATGGTGATGGGACTCCCATTATTATCCCAAGTATCAAACATTTGACCAGTTTGGATTTAGATTATACTTTTGactcttatatatatatgttgataaTTAAGTAAAAGATTAGGATTTAACCAAATAACTGCGAATATAATAAAactatttaattgaaataaaagataaatttgtttaataaatATGCTTAAACTAGATATTAactgaaaattatatattgtatgttctTCCAATGGGTAAATTAAAACTTTAATCCGATTAATGGGTAAAtaccaacaaaaataataaaagaattcTTGAACTTTCTAAACAATTATAACCGCTTTCCTACCAATGACATTGTCTAGGCCCTACGCATATCGtaaacacaaaaatttttgtgagacgatctcacatatcAATTTCGTAGATCGAATTCTTATTTGGgacatccatgaaaaaaaaatattttttatgctaagagtattactttttattgtgaatatcgatagggtatCGTGAATGGTTGTTTTTATaagcttaaaattttaaaattataaaaaggtacataatttttatttttgaacccAAAAAAAACCGATTGAAATGCCCCCATCAATACTGAGAGAATGGCGTCAGCAGGCGGGTGGGCGGGTGGGAGGGGAGTGCATGCGTCAGCAAAACCATCGAGTTTGCGACTTCTTCGAAGAAAGGTTGGCTCTGACTCAGATGTGGGCTCCTTTATCAGGGGGAGATGGAATCTTTACCTTTATCTTCGTAATTGCGTAATGCAGCCACTAGTGAAGTGCCACGTACGAGAACAAATGGGAGAAGGAACTTTATTCATTGACTCGCCACTGATGGCAGCCTGTGAGCTTATCAAAACCCCGAAGCAGCCCCTCTATAAATAGACTTGTTTATCCTAGATTCTTTCTTTATCAACCTAAGTTTGAATAGAGTTGACTTGGTCCAACTCACgaagtgaagcagagaggactTCACTTCGGGTATTCGGAAAAGGTTCCCATTTTCTTCATCTTGGTTTTGATTGTTCTTTGGCTATTGATTGTTGGGTCGTTACCAAATTTGGAAATTGATGCTCTATTTTCACGGTGTTGATTTGATGTTTGATTGATCGTTTTGTGTTTTAGATGACGGGGTTGAAATATTGTTCTGGCTTTTGTGGCACATAATATTCTTGAATGAATTCTACGTCTATTTACTACAGTTTCagcggaaaaaaaattatttttcaaattgtgGATACTTTAAGGCCGATGATACTTTCAGTTTGATCAACTCGAATTCGTGTACTTTTCTTGATTCTTATATGATCCGGAATCCATTCCCTTTAGTTGTTAGACTTGATCAACTAGATCAAGAGTCGATTTTTCGGTTTATCGCTTATTCTTATTAAACTAGACTATGCATCATGCCTCTGTAGCATTTGGATTCCCATGTGTCCTCCAGCGCAGCCATCCTCTTCTCCTGCTGAAATTGGTTTCTACTGGAGTGATGAGCAAATATTTTTGTTCCTGGATGAATACACACACGGAGCCCCTCTCCCAGAGAACGTGCTGGCAGGTTCAAGCCCTTACCTGTACCCGCCCTCGAATTTACCAGGTTAACTTCGATTTTCATTTACTTATGGACTTTAGATCTGGATGACCCTAATGATATGATCAGTGGATACTACTGGCTCAATTCCGCGTAATTCGATACTCAGTTATATATATGACAAAAggttttttttgtgtgtgtgattGATTCGGTGTCTCTATCATATATACACATTTAGGATTGAGCAAAGTATGTCGTATACAATCATATGGATCGAGGTCTTTGagttgatttgtttttgtagTGATCTCAATGTTAAGTAATGATATTGCCTCGTAGAGATCCGTGGACTGTACATACTTACTGCTCTAAAGTTAAACTCAGTCACTTCAAACTGTGTGGGGTATTTGCAGAAGGGATTTGGTACTTAGTACACTCGAATGAGAAAAAAGAATCAGATTTCGGATTCTGGAAACCCAAAGGACAAGCTTGTAAGATATACTCGAACTCTGTGATAAATGGATGGCGCTCTACTTTAGAATATTATGAAGGCAAAGCCCATGATGCTGCTCAAACAACAGATTGGGTTATGCAAGAGTATAGCTTTACTCAGAAGAAATTATTGGGTGAAAAAAATAACCCAAAGGTAGCTACcgcattaaaaaaaaaggatgcATATTTTTATGATGTCGCTTAGTTATATATAAGCCAACCCGCAAATCACTGTTAGTTTGGTTGGTCATTTTGCAGGAGCTAACATCACTATGTAGAGTCTTCCTCTGCAACGGGAGTAGTCACATAAACGGGGCACACACCAAAGGCAGCAAAAACATAATTGAATCAGAGGATATTAGTTTAAAGGCATCAGTTATTCCAAAAACTAATATTACCTCTAAGCAAGATTCTAAAAGTGAATCTAAGGTGGGCAGATTTACATTTGCTGTGGGTTATATTTGATATAAACTGGATTCCTTTCTTAATGTACCCCTTTCCTCTTTGctctttgttttattttgtattttgtagAAAAACTCTTCTCCACGAGAAATTGCAGACTTCAAATGTTTCATGAGTGGAGACTACTTGGAAGTGGATGATTTAGAAGACCCTGAATCACATTCTTCGAGTTCACAGAACTCGAGCTGTCCTAGCAAGTTATCAGatgaatattttgattggaTGGCCTTATTACATGAACTTGAGGAAGGGGATGTTGCTGATACACAGGGAAAGTATTTGAGTTCTAGATACAGTATCACCACGTCAGTTAAATCAAATGATGTAATTATGGTTCCTCCCTCATCAGGTATGTCAGTATCTCCGACGTTGCTACTTTGAAGTCCACATACACTCATGACAAACTCCAGCACGAGAGTGAGGGGTGTTATCACCTtgtaagattttaaaaaaaaaaaccaaaaattttatgtatgataAGGTCTCACCCCCTGAAATCTGTTTAGTTGGCCCATCTCGCTCCTCCCTCTCCGGAATTCATGTAAAGGCCTCAATTGCACTGTTGTATAGATTTTGGCAAACTTGAGATACTTCACCCAACGAGATATGCAAGAATCACAAAGTTTTGGCATATAAAGTAGTAGCCTAGTTACTCATAAAGCTTACTTCTTTCACTTGAATATCTACCTAGGACCTATATTCACTGGCGCTGCAAGTACTTCCAAAAATGAACCATTAAGAGATGAACACATGCTAGAGCTGTCTACAAAAGGGGATGGATCGGAAACGAAAAATGAAGGCAATTCAAATTTCTGCGATGCAATCTTAAACGAGGAAAAGAATGAGAATGATGCGGGCAGAAAGAAATTTAGGCTTAAGCAGTACTTCTGTTTCGCTTACTTTTAAGTCGACCGTCAACCAATCATACAGCGAAAGAAGTTGGAAATACGGGTCTCCTTAGCATCTTCGGATAGGTGTCGAAAGAACGAGCAAATGAGATGAGGGATGACGATCGATGTTAATGGGAATTAGGGAGCAAGATGTTTTTACCACTTTGATTTCAGTTTATTTATTCATGTCGAAGAGATTAGGATATTGATCCTGCATTAAAAAGAAGCGAACTCTGGAAAACTGCAAGTGCAACATCCGTTTACATTTTGTATTATTCGAAGTATCAAATTGTTACATACAGTGTGATTTAGCTGAAACATACTTGAACGCTTGTCATTCTACGCTCCAGGGCAAGGCTTCAAGTTGTTATGTATTTGTTGCCAAGACTGTCAAAACAAGATAGCAAAACGGCCTGCAACTCGTGACACCCACTATTTGGGTGAGTTGGAAATTATTAACCCAATCCACTTATTTGACGAGATGGGTGGACCCTTGACTTATAACTTAGCGGACAGGGCAGAAAATGACCAACCCAACTTGTCTAGTTAACGTGGTGGGACGGGCCAGTTCGACGATCCTATAGCCGACGAGCGTATAGCCCATTTTGACTAGTCGATTTGCCTATGATGTAATCAAATATAATGTCTTTTGTGTAGttaattttcaatttagttTAAATATACATGTCACTTTTTgccaacaaaataaaatacattcaaaattttaacaactttgtaaaatcaactatttattatgattaaaaaaaaatttgtttatttcacacaaaaaattaattccaataatcaaaatagaaaattttaaaatttaaaatatgtacaacgtatatatttattttaaatcattgatatatttgaaatattaaattttaaaaaaatgaaaaattaaaataaatttaaaaatatgtttaaagACTAAGTgatttatatcaaattaaacAAACTGATGTGCGAACTTAAATTGGTTCAATCAACTAttgaaattaaatcaaatttatgtttagtatcaaaatttaaggtgtattttaagttatataat comes from the Primulina huaijiensis isolate GDHJ02 chromosome 8, ASM1229523v2, whole genome shotgun sequence genome and includes:
- the LOC140982490 gene encoding uncharacterized protein, whose amino-acid sequence is MCPPAQPSSSPAEIGFYWSDEQIFLFLDEYTHGAPLPENVLAGSSPYLYPPSNLPEGIWYLVHSNEKKESDFGFWKPKGQACKIYSNSVINGWRSTLEYYEGKAHDAAQTTDWVMQEYSFTQKKLLGEKNNPKELTSLCRVFLCNGSSHINGAHTKGSKNIIESEDISLKASVIPKTNITSKQDSKSESKKNSSPREIADFKCFMSGDYLEVDDLEDPESHSSSSQNSSCPSKLSDEYFDWMALLHELEEGDVADTQGKYLSSRYSITTSVKSNDVIMVPPSSGPIFTGAASTSKNEPLRDEHMLELSTKGDGSETKNEGNSNFCDAILNEEKNENDAGRKKFRLKQYFCFAYF